In one Dama dama isolate Ldn47 chromosome 5, ASM3311817v1, whole genome shotgun sequence genomic region, the following are encoded:
- the ST6GALNAC2 gene encoding alpha-N-acetylgalactosaminide alpha-2,6-sialyltransferase 2 isoform X2, whose translation MGLPRGRLFWPLLLLAAVCSGILVALYSSAVELHLGPRTGARNTTSSSQAFFGPKASNSRTRKNLLCRHPLSLAVQRDPRFRNLFNLSTPVLLSGDVFTQQLWDSLSQHKAPYGWQGLSHQAIASTLSLLNGSESARLFTVPRELLPGCIRCAVVGNGGILNGSRQGQNIDAHDYVFRLNGAVIKGFENDVGTKISFYGFTVNTMKNSLISYSNVGFTSVPQGQNLHYIFIPSDIRDYVMLRSTILGVPVPEGTDKGDSPAPTGPPSATAPAPFTSPRCTARPTTARAALFTSTVGPRPQTYFGPDSSVSKFKLLHPDFISYLTERFLKSKLINTKFGDLYMPSTGALMLLTALHTCDQVSAYGFITSNYQKFSDHYFDRMKKPLIFYANHDLSLEATLWRDLHKAGILWLYQR comes from the exons GAACACCACGTCATCGTCTCAAGCTTTCTTCGGACCCAAGGCATCGAATTCTAGGACGAGAAAG AACCTGCTCTGTCGACACCCACTTTCTCTCGCCGTTCAGCGGGACCCTCGCTTCCGGAATCTGTTTAACCTCTCCACTCCAGTGCTGCTGTCGGGGGACGTCTTCACCCAGCAGCTCTGGGACAGCCTGAGCCAGCACAAAGCCCCCtatggctggcaggggctctccCACCAAG CCATCGCCTCCACCCTCAGCCTCCTAAACGGCTCAGAGAGCGCCAGGCTGTTCACCGTCCCCAGGGAGCTGCTTCCTGGCTGCATCCGGTGTGCCGTGGTGGGTAATGGAGGCATTCTGAATGGCTCCCGCCAGGGTCAGAACATCGATGCCCATGACTATGTGTTCAG ACTCAATGGTGCGGTGATCAAAGGCTTCGAGAATGACGTGGGCACCAAGATCTCCTTCTACGGTTTCACCGTGAACACAATGAAGAACTCCCTCATCTCCTACTCGAACGTGGGCTTCACCTCTGTGCCGCAGGGACAG AACCTGCACTATATCTTCATCCCCTCGGACATCCGTGACTACGTGATGCTGAGATCCACCATCCTGGGTGTGCCTGTCCCCGAGGGCACCGATAAAGGAGACAG CCCCGCGCCTACCGGTCCGCCCTCCGCCACCGCCCCAGCTCCTTTCACCTCTCCTCGCTGCACAGCCCGGCCTACGACGGCTCGGGCCGCTCTGTTCACTTCTACCGTGGGTCCTAGGCCTCAGACCTACTTTGGACCGGACTCCTCCGTCAGCAAATTCAAGCTACTCCATCCAGACTTCATCAGCTACCTGACAGAGAG GTTTTTGAAATCAAAGTTGATTAACACAAAATTTGGAGACCTATATATGCCTAGTACTGGGGCCCTCATGTTGCTGACAGCTCTGCATACCTGTGACCAG GTTAGCGCCTATGGATTCATCACAAGCAACTACCAGAAATTTTCTGACCACTATTTCGATCGAATGAAGAAGCCACTGATATTCTACGCAAACCACGACCTGTCCCTGGAAGCCACCCTTTGGAGGGACCTGCACAAGGCTGGCATCCTTTGGTTGTACCAGCGGTGA
- the PRCD gene encoding photoreceptor disk component PRCD encodes MCTTLFLLSTLAMLWRRRFANRVQPEPSGVDGAVTGSSLETDLQSSDREKEPLQ; translated from the exons ATGTGCACCACCCTCTTCCTGCTCAGCACCTTGGCCATGCTCTGGCGCCGCAGATTCGCCAACCGGGTCCAACC AGAGCCCAGTGGAGTCGATGGGGCAGTTACGGGCAGCAGCTTGGAAACAGACCTCCAGTCCTCAGACAG GGAGAAAGAGCCTCTGCAGTAA